ATTCGTAGTTGTACCTGTGTCATCAACATCCATTCCAATCCCCAGCAGCAACCCATCTCCATACGGATGCAGATATTCGGAAAATCCAGGGATTTTCAACTCCCCGATTATCTGTGGATTTTTTGGATCTGACAAATCTATTGAAAACAATGGATCTGTCTGTTTATATGTTACAACATAACCTGTTTTGCCAATAAATCTTGCAGAATAAACTTGTTCATCCTTTGCAATATCCTCAATCTTAGATAATTCATTCAATTTGTCATCCAAGATATAAAGATAATTAGTATCTTCTTGTTTCGCAATTTCTGAATCTGCTGAATCTCCAAACAAAACCAGTGGCATGATTCCTGAATCTCCATTTGAACTCACAGTCGTAACAAGACGAAGATTCCCCTCGTATTCATCTAAACTAAATGAATCATTCAATGTTCCGTCAATTCTTGTCTGTCCGACAGCTTTCAATATTCCGTCCTTATAAGAAATTTTTCTAATACATGTCTGAGTTACATCAGAGTCATCGGAATTATAATACGATTCACATACATAAATATTGTTCTTGCTGACATATACCAGTCCGGAACATCCAAAGATTGCTTTGCTGTCCACTTTTTCTTCCGGGTTCTTCAACGAGAAAGAACTTACCACTGTATAAGTATCACCCCTTACATACTGTGGCATACAAATATTACTGTCCTCTACTAATTTACCCTGTACACTCGGAACATATTCTCCAATCGCATCTCGTCCGTTTACAATGGATGCATTAAAATCACTTAATAAATATACATAATCTCCACTTACACGCATAGTGTTATAGTTCCCACTCTGCGTTACTTTTCCTTTAGACATTGGTTTATCCGGATTGCTGACATCATAAATCTCGGCTGTTGTTACAATGCGATAACTATATGAATCTGTTTCGTCCCCATAATAAGACTCTGTATAAACAACGACCAGTTGATCATCTTTAATATAAATTTCCCTAATATCTTGATTCTTCTCAAGGCGAATCGTAGCAGCCTGCTCCATATTCTGCTTCTCGATATTCACAATCTCTATTCTATTATTGTACATGGTATACAAATTCTTACCATCTGTCTTTACGATATCGCCCTCTCCGACTCCATCTTCTCTGACATTCGTATCTGAATAATCTGATGCTGTCACACCACTATCTACCGCTTGCATCACAGATGTGTCTGAGGATGCCACTGCTTTTTCCGATGAACTGTCCATGGATGCACCTTCAGCACTATATGTTGCAGCACCACCTCTTGCTTGCACTGACTGGCTCTCTTCCTGCGCTTTAACATAATCATAAACTTCATCATAATCTTTAGCCGATGCAATCTGGGTCCCCGCTGCTGCCTTCTCCGTGTTTTTTGATTTTGTTTTTTCCTTCAATGATGCCGTATAATTGGAATCTGACTTCTTATCCAACTCTACCCCTACAGCAGTTCCTCCTACTATCACCGCACAACATGCTGCTGCGATTGCTGTATATATCGGCTTCCATCTCTTTACCTTTTGTTCAGTATGTTCCCGCAGCATCAATTCGATTCGCTCCGGTTTTAACTTATCCGGAACTTCTATTTTATCTGCTTCTTCACGAAGCTCATTCCCTATCTTTCTGTCCTTCTCATCTTCAAACTGTTCTTCTGTAACATGACTTTTCAACTCTTTTCCGCTCATAATTCCAACTCCCTTCTATGCAAGATTCTTACGAAGCTTCTCCAATGCTCTTGACTTTTTCGAACGCACTGTAGCCGGATTCATAGCCAACATATGTCCTATCTCTTCGCTGGAATATCCTTCTAAAATAGAACAAGATAAAATCATCCTCTCTTCACCATCTAACATCTGAAATGCTTGTAAAAGATCATAATTCTCTTCCTGCGATACCTCTTCTGCCGTAATCTCATCCTTTAATTCTTCCGTCTCACTGTTCTGCTTGAAATGCTTTTTACACTGATTCATCAATATCGTAAAAATCCAGCTGCGGAAAGACTCTTCTTTTTTCAATTTTTTTATGTTCTCATATGCGGCAATAACAGTCTCACTTACAACATCTTCCGCATCCTGGCTATGTTTCATTGTATATAACGCAAATTTATAAAGTTCCTGATAAAGTTGTGCATATAACTCGGAAAATGCTTTTATATCTCCTCGCTTTGCCTTATGAATCAACTTTAATTCAGAATTAAACTCATAACGACTCATGCATCCGCCCCCTTTCTTTTTTCTTGTATATCTATTAGAGTTAAAAAATCTGTCTTTTGTTGCATGATTTCTGATTTTATTTTACCATACAAATCTTGCAATTTATCCACATCCTGTGCTAAAGTAAAAAAAAGCATATTTCTTATGAATTCTAAGGTGACCAATCACCATCTATATTCTAATAACATTTCGGAAATCTATGCTTTAATACCAAACAATATATAAAAAACAGCAGAGGACTGAAAGTAATTAGAGATAAAGAGAGTTCCTTCTGCAAAGAGGAGGAAAAATGAATACTGAGTTGAAAAATGCTGTATTAGCAACAGACCTTAAAGCACAGTATGATGCTTGTGCAAAAAAACTGCTTGGCTATAAAGACATACTGGCGCAAATCTTGATAGGGGCGGTCGAAGAATTTCAAAGGATGTCCCCGGAAGAAGTGAAACCATTGATTGAAGACGATATACATATTGGAAAGGTCCCTATTGACCCAGGTCTTACCAATGCAGTTGTCAGAGTGGACGAAGATGGCAAAGAAATCATAGGAATGAATACAGTAAATGAAGAGGTGAACGCCGGATACATTTTATTTGATATTATTTTTTATGTGCGCTTGAAAGCGGGACGCTCGAAGATTATTATAAATGTAGAAGCTCAGAGAAAAGAACCGGCAGAATATGATATTCTTAACCGAGCTGTCTTTTACGCCAGTCGAGAAATTTCGTCCCAAAAGAACCGGGAGTTTGTAAATAGCAATTATAACGATATTAAAAAAGTTTATTCAATTTGGATATGTATGAACATGTCAGAGAACAGCATGAACCATATTCATCTGACAAATGATACAATTATAGGAAATCAGGTCTGGAAAGGAAACGAGGATTTGGTGAATATCGTTATGATAGGGCTGGCAAAAGAAATCTCACCTAAAGAAGAAAAACATGAACTACACCGGCTTCTGGGAGCGTTGTTGTCAGAAACATTAAACGAAGAAGAAAAATTAGATATACTCAAAAATGAATATCATATACCGATGGAAAAATCAATAAAGGAGGATGTGAAAGTAATGTGTAATTTAAGTGAAGGAATAGAAGAGCGTGGAATAATAAAAGGACGGACAGAACTTCTTAAACAGCAAGTCCGAAAGAAGCTCGCCAAAGGGCAGTGCGTGGAAGTTATAGCAGAGGATCTGGTGGAAGAAGTTGAGGTTATTCAGACAATTGTGGATGAGATCCAAACAAAGGAATAGATCTCGAAAAAAGGGAGCTATCGCAATGCGACAGCTCCCCTCTTCTTATCCTCTATAATAATTGATCAAACATCCCTTCAAGATGATCTCACGCTCTGCATCTGTCATCTCTCCAAGCTTCAATTCAATCTCTTTCAATTCATCTCCTACAACTACATATGCCTTCACTACCGATTGCTTCTCTTCTACCACTTTTCTTACATCCGGCACGAAAATATAATCTCCGTTCTTGAACGGAAGTGCTTCGTGGTCTGCATCTGTTAAAAATGGAAGCATACCCCAGTTAATCAAGTTCGAGCGATAACGTTTTGTTGCATATTCATTTGCAATATTCGCCCATCCGCCAAGTACCTTCTGGCATGATGCTGCCTGCTCACGTGCAGAACCATCTCCTGGTTTCACTGCGAAAATTGTACTTCCTACACCTACATTGCCTTTGCCAACTTCTGGGTAATCCTTCTGGATAGCTGCCATAACAGGCTTTAATTCTTCTAAAGCTTCTAATGGGCATTCGCCTGCTTCGATTGCTTTCTGTGCTGCCTGTACTTCTTTAGCACGTCCTACATATGCAGGATCTTTTCTTGATAATGCAAATTCTGCAAGTCCAAGTGGATTTGAACGATATGATGAAGTCTCTCCTGAAGGAATCAATTCATCTGTTGTTGTAACCGGATCATGAATCTCAGAAACAACCTTCAATACAAGATTCTCCGGTAATGCTGACATTGCCGGCCAGTCTTTGATGTTTGGTCCAAACTGAATCTCTACAGATGGATCTGCTACTCCCTTGCTGTCAAATACTCGATTTGCATAAATGCTTGAATCGAAATGATACTTCTGTCCCTTATATTCTACATCCATTGCTGTTGCAGGTGTTAAGAATCCTTTGTTCGCTGCTGTTGCTGCAATAGAACGTGCATCCATCAATGCAACTGATGAAATCTGTCCGCTCTGCAGTTTAGAACCTTCACGGTTCGGGAAGTTTCTTGTTGAATGACGGATAGAGAATGCATTATTAGCAGGTGTATCTCCGGCACCAAAACATGGACCACAGAACGCTGTCTTCACAATTGTTCCGGCTTCCATAAGATCTGCTATCGCTCCATTTTTCACAAGTTCCATATAAATTGGTGTACTTGCCGGATATACGCTAAATGTAAATGCATCTGCACCGATATTCTTACCTTTGATAATATCTGCCGCAGCACAAATATTTTCAAATCCACCACCGGCACATCCTGCAATAATTCCCTGTTCTACATAGAATTTACCATCTCTGATCTTATCCTGCAGCGAGTAATCTACTGCTCCGTCTAAACTTACCAGTGCTTTCTGCTCTACATCATGAAGAATATCTTTTAAGTTCGCATTGACTTCATCAATTGTATATACATTACTTGGATGGAATGGCATTGCGATCATTGGTTTAATCTCGCTTAAGTTTACATAAACCATGCCATCATAGTAAGTACATGCTCCTGGGTTCAGTTCTTTATAATCACCGCTTCTTCCATGAATATCATAGAATTCTTTAATCTTCTCATCTGTTTTCCAGATTGAAGACAAGCATGTTGTCTCTGTTGTCATAACATCGATACCGATACGGAAATCAGCACTTAATTTGCCAACGCCCGGTCCGACGAATTCCATAACTTTATTATTAACATAACCATTTTTAAATGTTGCACCGATAATCGCCAATGCCACATCCTGTGGACCGACACCTTTCATCGGCTCTCCGTCCAGATAAATTCCGATCACGCCCGGCATCTTAATATCATAAGTTTTATTTAATAACTGTTTTACAAGCTCAGGTCCGCCTTCTCCCATTGCCATCGTTCCGAGAGCACCATAACGAGTATGGCTGTCAGAACCCAAAATCATCTTTCCTCCGCCTGCAAGCATCTCTCTTGCAAACTGATGGATAACCGCCTGATGAGGTGGAACATAAACTCCGCCGTACTTCTTCGCACATGTAAGTCCAAACATATGATCATCTTCATTGATTGTTCCGCCGACTGCACATAATGAATTGTGGCAATTTGTCAATACATAAGGAATCGGAAATTTCTCAAGTCCTGAAGCTCGTGCTGTCTGGATGATTCCTACAAATGTGATATCATGCGATGTCAGTTTATCAAACTTAATCTGCAGGTTTTCCATATTTCCTGATGTGTTATGTGCATTCAAAATGCCATAAGCCATCGTATTCTTCGCTGCCTCTTCCTTTGAGATTGGAAGTTGTGCGTTGCCATTATCTTCTACAATTTCAGTTCCATTTAATAAATAGACACCATTTTCATATAACTTAATCATGTACGACCTCCTGATTTTATCATTTTTGTCTTATTGCTTTGCGTTACATTTTAGCATGGTAAAGCGCTGTTGTAAAGGAATAACTTTATATGTGTATTCCTTGATTTTACAACAACGCTTTTTGTTTTTCCTTATTCTGTTAGTCGCGTTCACGCAAAATCTTTTTCACTTCAATCTTCGTCTTTCCAAGACCGATCACATCTTCCTTCTGGATTGCAACAGGCTCGTCCAGGCTCTGTCCATTCAAGTATGTACCATTACGTGAATCCATATCTTTCAGATATAATCTGTCTCCTTCGTGAATAATTGCACAATGCAATTTTGAAATTCGCGGATCATCTGTGATAGTGATGTATTTTTCGAATTCCGGAGTCTTCTGTCCTCTTCCGATTCCAATATTATCGTAGAAAATGAAAGTATACTTCTCCCAAGTCTCCTGATTCTCCAAAATAATCTTCCACTGTTTCTTTGTTTTCTTCGTTTGCTCTTGCACATCAAGCGGTATTGTTGCATCACTGTGTCTTACCTGACGTCTGCGACGGGATCTTGTATCTTCTTCCTCATCGTTCCCGGTATTGTAGTCATCGTCATCATACTCGTCATCATATTCATCAGCAGGTTTCACTTTACGACTTTTCACAATAACCGTAATAATAATTCCAAGCAAAAGTACAGCTACCACGATCAATGCAATCAGTATTGTTGTTACACTCATTATTTTCAACTCCTTTGAGATTTAATCATACTATAGATTTCATCTTCTAGCAAGTCTTGGATTAATGATTCACAGATGATTCACAAGTAAAGTTACTGTTCACAGTACCTGTGAACAGTAACACAATCGGTATTCTTATGAGGCAAGTTGATCTATGCCTGTTTTGTGCAATATAACTGCTGTAGGTTTTTTCACCGTCTTATTCTTCTGCTTGAATCTCATCCACAATTGTCCGGATAATCTCAACCTCTTCTACCAGATCTTCTGCTATAACTTCTACACTCTGTCCTTTGGCGAGCTTCTTTTGCACTTGTTGTTTGAGGAGTTCTATTCTTCCTTCCGCTTTTCCCTCTGCTCTTCCTTTTATTATTCCACGCTCTTCTATTCCATCACTCAAATTGCACATTACTTTCACATCCTCCTCTATTGATTTTTCCATCGGTATATGATATTCGTTTTTGAGTATATCTAATTTTTCCTCCTTTCGCAGAAGGAACCTCCTCTATCTCTAATCTCTTCCAGTCCTCTTCTGCTTTTTTACGTATTGTTTGGTATTAAAGCATAGATTTCTGAAATGTCATTAGAATATAGATGGTGCGACGCA
This Ruminococcus hominis DNA region includes the following protein-coding sequences:
- a CDS encoding beta-propeller domain-containing protein, with the translated sequence MSGKELKSHVTEEQFEDEKDRKIGNELREEADKIEVPDKLKPERIELMLREHTEQKVKRWKPIYTAIAAACCAVIVGGTAVGVELDKKSDSNYTASLKEKTKSKNTEKAAAGTQIASAKDYDEVYDYVKAQEESQSVQARGGAATYSAEGASMDSSSEKAVASSDTSVMQAVDSGVTASDYSDTNVREDGVGEGDIVKTDGKNLYTMYNNRIEIVNIEKQNMEQAATIRLEKNQDIREIYIKDDQLVVVYTESYYGDETDSYSYRIVTTAEIYDVSNPDKPMSKGKVTQSGNYNTMRVSGDYVYLLSDFNASIVNGRDAIGEYVPSVQGKLVEDSNICMPQYVRGDTYTVVSSFSLKNPEEKVDSKAIFGCSGLVYVSKNNIYVCESYYNSDDSDVTQTCIRKISYKDGILKAVGQTRIDGTLNDSFSLDEYEGNLRLVTTVSSNGDSGIMPLVLFGDSADSEIAKQEDTNYLYILDDKLNELSKIEDIAKDEQVYSARFIGKTGYVVTYKQTDPLFSIDLSDPKNPQIIGELKIPGFSEYLHPYGDGLLLGIGMDVDDTGTTTNGVKLSMFDISNPEDVAEVQKYVMEDCYSTNVTYEYKAAMIDVEKNMIGFVAYGENTKYYIFSYDESGFKCLFEREMTGYGNVRGLYAGEYFFLVSGNTVEKYELNGFKKVDDIVL
- a CDS encoding RNA polymerase sigma factor — encoded protein: MSRYEFNSELKLIHKAKRGDIKAFSELYAQLYQELYKFALYTMKHSQDAEDVVSETVIAAYENIKKLKKEESFRSWIFTILMNQCKKHFKQNSETEELKDEITAEEVSQEENYDLLQAFQMLDGEERMILSCSILEGYSSEEIGHMLAMNPATVRSKKSRALEKLRKNLA
- a CDS encoding hydratase; translated protein: MIKLYENGVYLLNGTEIVEDNGNAQLPISKEEAAKNTMAYGILNAHNTSGNMENLQIKFDKLTSHDITFVGIIQTARASGLEKFPIPYVLTNCHNSLCAVGGTINEDDHMFGLTCAKKYGGVYVPPHQAVIHQFAREMLAGGGKMILGSDSHTRYGALGTMAMGEGGPELVKQLLNKTYDIKMPGVIGIYLDGEPMKGVGPQDVALAIIGATFKNGYVNNKVMEFVGPGVGKLSADFRIGIDVMTTETTCLSSIWKTDEKIKEFYDIHGRSGDYKELNPGACTYYDGMVYVNLSEIKPMIAMPFHPSNVYTIDEVNANLKDILHDVEQKALVSLDGAVDYSLQDKIRDGKFYVEQGIIAGCAGGGFENICAAADIIKGKNIGADAFTFSVYPASTPIYMELVKNGAIADLMEAGTIVKTAFCGPCFGAGDTPANNAFSIRHSTRNFPNREGSKLQSGQISSVALMDARSIAATAANKGFLTPATAMDVEYKGQKYHFDSSIYANRVFDSKGVADPSVEIQFGPNIKDWPAMSALPENLVLKVVSEIHDPVTTTDELIPSGETSSYRSNPLGLAEFALSRKDPAYVGRAKEVQAAQKAIEAGECPLEALEELKPVMAAIQKDYPEVGKGNVGVGSTIFAVKPGDGSAREQAASCQKVLGGWANIANEYATKRYRSNLINWGMLPFLTDADHEALPFKNGDYIFVPDVRKVVEEKQSVVKAYVVVGDELKEIELKLGEMTDAEREIILKGCLINYYRG
- a CDS encoding FHA domain-containing protein, which gives rise to MSVTTILIALIVVAVLLLGIIITVIVKSRKVKPADEYDDEYDDDDYNTGNDEEEDTRSRRRRQVRHSDATIPLDVQEQTKKTKKQWKIILENQETWEKYTFIFYDNIGIGRGQKTPEFEKYITITDDPRISKLHCAIIHEGDRLYLKDMDSRNGTYLNGQSLDEPVAIQKEDVIGLGKTKIEVKKILRERD